A region of Pseudomonas sp. Marseille-Q3773 DNA encodes the following proteins:
- a CDS encoding DUF523 and DUF1722 domain-containing protein: MHDPSTHRKPRIAISACLIGHSVRYNGGHKASDLCRTQLEEHFDWLPVCPEVAIGLGTPRDPIRLVGDPERPEVVGTRNRDIDLTGPLRSYGEQMAAELDGICGYIFMQKSPSCGLERVKVYQDNGRPAINSGRGAYAQAFCAQRPDLPVEEEGRLHDAVLRENFISRVYAYADWQRLLAEGLSRGALVQFHSRYKYLLMANNPQAYRTLGRLLGSMRRDDDPQSIGPRYFSQLMQALRRCASRGTHGNVLQHLSGYFKDALTPQDKAELQAIIGQYQQGVVPLVVPLTLLKHHLRKHPDPYLLQQAYLQPHPESLGLRNAV, translated from the coding sequence ATGCACGACCCCTCCACTCATCGCAAGCCGCGTATTGCCATCAGCGCCTGCCTGATCGGCCACAGCGTGCGTTATAACGGCGGCCACAAGGCTTCCGACCTGTGTCGCACGCAGCTCGAGGAACACTTCGACTGGTTGCCGGTGTGCCCGGAGGTGGCCATCGGCCTCGGCACACCGCGCGACCCCATTCGCCTGGTCGGCGACCCCGAGCGACCGGAAGTGGTCGGCACCCGCAACCGCGACATCGACCTGACCGGCCCGCTGCGCAGCTACGGTGAGCAAATGGCTGCGGAACTCGATGGAATTTGTGGCTACATCTTCATGCAAAAGTCGCCGTCCTGCGGGCTGGAGCGGGTCAAGGTGTACCAGGACAATGGCCGCCCGGCCATCAATAGCGGGCGTGGCGCGTATGCCCAGGCGTTTTGCGCACAGCGCCCGGACCTGCCCGTGGAAGAGGAAGGTCGCCTGCACGATGCCGTGCTGCGCGAGAACTTCATCAGCCGCGTGTATGCCTATGCCGACTGGCAACGCCTGCTGGCCGAGGGCCTGAGCCGCGGTGCGCTGGTGCAGTTCCATTCGCGCTACAAGTACCTGCTGATGGCCAACAATCCCCAGGCCTACCGTACCCTGGGGCGCCTGCTCGGCAGCATGCGCCGCGACGACGATCCGCAAAGCATAGGCCCCCGCTACTTCAGCCAGCTGATGCAGGCGCTGCGCCGCTGCGCCAGCCGCGGCACTCATGGCAATGTCCTGCAGCACCTGAGTGGTTACTTCAAGGACGCCCTGACGCCACAGGACAAGGCCGAACTGCAGGCCATCATCGGCCAGTACCAGCAAGGCGTGGTACCACTGGTCGTGCCACTGACCTTGCTCAAGCACCATTTGCGCAAGCACCCCGATCCGTATCTGCTGCAACAGGCCTATCTGCAGCCGCACCCAGAGAGCCTGGGGCTGCGCAATGCTGTCTGA
- a CDS encoding acyloxyacyl hydrolase — MKKLLCLAAAAVVTLGQALSAQAADVSFSVGQTGDSTMVYRLGLQSNWEASWWQTSVGRLTGYWDGAYSYWDGDETASNHSLSFAPVFVYEFAGDSVKPYIEAGIGVAAFSSTELEDNQLGSSFQFEDRIGFGLRFAGGHEIGVRAIHYSNAGIKQPNDGVESYSLHYRMAL, encoded by the coding sequence ATGAAGAAACTGCTGTGCTTGGCGGCGGCTGCCGTCGTGACCCTGGGGCAAGCACTGTCGGCGCAGGCCGCAGACGTTTCGTTTTCGGTAGGGCAGACGGGTGACTCGACCATGGTCTACCGGCTGGGGCTGCAATCGAACTGGGAAGCGAGCTGGTGGCAAACCAGTGTCGGTCGCCTGACCGGTTACTGGGATGGGGCCTACAGCTATTGGGACGGTGACGAGACCGCCAGTAACCACAGCCTCTCGTTCGCGCCGGTATTCGTCTATGAGTTTGCCGGCGACTCGGTGAAGCCCTACATCGAGGCGGGGATCGGCGTGGCGGCGTTCTCCAGCACCGAGCTGGAAGACAACCAGCTAGGCTCGTCGTTCCAGTTCGAAGACCGTATCGGCTTTGGTTTGCGTTTTGCCGGTGGGCATGAGATCGGAGTGCGGGCGATCCACTATTCCAACGCCGGCATCAAGCAACCGAACGACGGGGTGGAAAGCTACAGCCTGCATTACCGCATGGCGCTGTGA
- a CDS encoding molybdopterin-synthase adenylyltransferase MoeB translates to MLSDQELLRYSRQVLLAQIDIDGQLRLKRSKALIVGLGGLGSPVALYLAAAGVGELHLADFDTVDLTNLQRQVIHDNASVGMSKVDSALQRLQAINPEISLVAHRQALDEDSLATAVAAVDLVLDCSDNFSTREAVNAACVAALKPLVSGAAIRLEGQLSVFDPRRDYSPCYHCLYGHGSEAELTCSEAGVIGPLVGLVGSLQALEAMKLLAGFGEPLVGRLLLIDALGPRIRELRVKRDPACAVCSKRDG, encoded by the coding sequence ATGCTGAGTGATCAGGAACTGCTGCGTTACAGCCGGCAGGTATTGCTGGCCCAGATCGACATTGACGGCCAGTTGCGCCTCAAGCGGAGCAAGGCGCTGATCGTCGGGCTCGGTGGCCTGGGGTCGCCGGTCGCCTTGTACTTGGCCGCTGCCGGTGTGGGCGAGCTGCACCTGGCCGACTTCGATACCGTCGACCTGACCAACCTGCAACGCCAGGTTATTCATGACAATGCCAGCGTCGGCATGAGTAAGGTCGATTCAGCCCTGCAGCGCTTGCAGGCGATCAACCCGGAAATCAGCCTGGTCGCCCATCGCCAGGCCCTGGACGAGGACTCGCTGGCCACTGCCGTGGCGGCAGTCGACCTGGTGCTGGATTGCTCGGACAACTTCAGCACTCGCGAGGCGGTCAATGCCGCCTGTGTCGCGGCGCTCAAGCCGCTGGTCAGCGGTGCGGCGATCCGCCTGGAAGGGCAGCTTTCCGTATTCGACCCGCGGCGCGACTACAGCCCTTGCTACCACTGCCTGTACGGCCATGGAAGCGAAGCCGAACTGACTTGCAGCGAAGCCGGCGTGATTGGGCCCCTCGTTGGCCTGGTGGGGAGCCTGCAGGCCTTGGAGGCCATGAAGCTGCTGGCTGGCTTTGGCGAGCCGCTGGTCGGGCGCCTGCTGCTGATCGATGCCCTCGGCCCCCGCATCCGTGAATTGCGAGTCAAGCGTGATCCCGCCTGTGCAGTGTGCAGCAAGCGCGATGGCTGA
- a CDS encoding SDR family oxidoreductase: protein MNNARSIWVTGADNGLGLALVESLLGQGHRVAASGKHGEALDALAARYGRRLLLLPWQLHEEQQAAQAGQLICHAWCALDGLILNAGTSDYLPDDVADSELFEAIVTSNQSAGEHCLAQALPLLANGDSPQVMAVFNRYSALQLYAPTQPSAGWNNMPKWLREQRQALQAQGVALTVVGPQSLKAPVTPAQAIPEAWTPHSAAEELLRRWPENPPELVLETLDPASLWPLPTGR from the coding sequence GTGAACAATGCGCGTAGTATCTGGGTAACGGGCGCCGACAATGGACTGGGCCTGGCGTTAGTGGAAAGCCTGCTCGGCCAAGGACACCGGGTAGCGGCAAGCGGCAAGCATGGCGAGGCACTGGATGCCCTGGCGGCACGCTATGGGCGCCGGCTGCTGCTTTTGCCCTGGCAGTTGCATGAGGAACAACAGGCGGCGCAGGCCGGCCAGCTGATCTGCCATGCCTGGTGCGCGCTGGATGGCTTGATCCTCAATGCGGGGACCAGCGACTACCTGCCGGACGATGTGGCCGACAGCGAGCTGTTCGAGGCAATCGTCACCAGCAACCAGTCGGCCGGCGAACATTGCCTGGCCCAGGCGTTGCCCTTGCTGGCCAACGGCGACTCACCGCAGGTAATGGCGGTTTTCAACCGTTATTCGGCGTTGCAGTTGTACGCGCCGACACAGCCGAGCGCAGGCTGGAACAACATGCCGAAGTGGCTGCGTGAGCAGCGCCAGGCGTTGCAGGCTCAGGGGGTCGCGCTAACCGTGGTGGGCCCACAGTCGCTCAAGGCACCCGTGACCCCGGCACAGGCAATACCGGAGGCCTGGACACCGCATAGCGCGGCAGAAGAGCTGTTGCGGCGGTGGCCGGAGAATCCGCCGGAGCTGGTGCTGGAGACGCTGGACCCGGCCAGCCTGTGGCCGCTGCCCACTGGTAGATGA
- the phrB gene encoding deoxyribodipyrimidine photo-lyase has product MHLTWLRSDLRIDDNTALSAASERGPTIALWLVSPGQWRAHDDAACKVDFWLRNLLDLRQSLARLNIPLLIRTIDTWEQAPQAVLEVCRQHRVHSVHWNEEYGLNEQRRDDATRALLERSAIHAHSHLDQLFFRPGTILTRSGDYFQVFSQFKKSCLEQLHRGLPALARRVQRQAPLQVASDPIPEQLDGFEKPGHALREHWPAGEAEAQARLARFIDETIDDYQQLRDLPAKPGTSQLSPYLAAGVISPRQCLHAALASNRGEFDSGSSGVQTWINELLWREFYKHILTGYPQVSRHRAFRAQTEALPWRDAPADFEAWAQGRTGYPIIDAAMRQLLHTGWMHNRLRMIVAMFLSKNLLIDWRKGERHFMRHLIDGDLAANNGGWQWSASTGTDAVPYFRLFNPVSQSQRFDPKGHFIRHWLPELQGLDEKSIHFPVKAADLFAKYPYHSPIVDLDSSRQRALEAFRRLPHRQDQRPVS; this is encoded by the coding sequence ATGCACTTGACCTGGCTGCGCAGCGACCTGCGCATCGACGACAACACCGCCCTCAGTGCCGCCAGTGAACGTGGCCCGACCATCGCTCTGTGGCTGGTCAGCCCCGGGCAGTGGCGGGCTCACGACGACGCTGCCTGCAAGGTCGACTTCTGGCTGCGTAACCTGCTTGACCTGAGGCAATCGTTGGCGCGGCTGAACATCCCCTTGCTGATCCGCACCATCGACACCTGGGAGCAGGCGCCACAAGCGGTGCTCGAGGTATGCCGCCAGCATCGCGTCCACAGTGTGCACTGGAACGAGGAATATGGCCTCAACGAGCAGCGCCGCGACGACGCCACCCGCGCCCTGCTGGAGCGTTCAGCCATCCATGCCCACAGCCATCTCGACCAGCTGTTTTTCCGTCCCGGTACCATCCTCACCCGCAGTGGCGACTACTTCCAGGTTTTCAGCCAGTTCAAGAAAAGCTGCCTGGAGCAGCTGCACCGCGGCCTGCCGGCCCTGGCCCGACGTGTGCAGCGCCAGGCACCGCTACAGGTCGCCAGCGACCCCATACCCGAGCAACTGGATGGCTTCGAAAAGCCGGGCCACGCTCTGCGCGAACACTGGCCTGCCGGTGAGGCCGAGGCACAGGCGCGGCTGGCCCGCTTTATCGACGAAACCATCGACGATTACCAGCAACTGCGCGACCTGCCTGCCAAGCCCGGTACCAGCCAGCTTTCCCCTTACCTGGCCGCCGGGGTAATCTCGCCGCGCCAATGCCTGCATGCCGCCCTGGCCAGCAACCGGGGCGAATTCGACAGTGGCAGCAGCGGCGTGCAGACCTGGATCAACGAACTGCTCTGGCGTGAATTCTACAAACACATCCTGACCGGTTATCCACAGGTCTCGCGCCACCGCGCCTTCCGGGCCCAGACTGAGGCCTTGCCCTGGCGCGACGCACCGGCCGATTTCGAAGCCTGGGCGCAGGGACGCACCGGCTACCCGATCATCGACGCCGCGATGCGCCAGTTGTTGCACACCGGGTGGATGCACAACCGCCTGCGCATGATCGTGGCCATGTTCCTCAGCAAGAACCTGTTGATCGACTGGCGCAAGGGCGAACGACACTTCATGCGCCACCTGATCGATGGCGACCTTGCCGCCAATAACGGCGGCTGGCAGTGGAGCGCGTCCACCGGCACCGACGCCGTACCCTATTTCCGCCTGTTCAACCCGGTTTCACAGTCGCAGCGTTTCGACCCCAAGGGACACTTTATCCGCCACTGGTTGCCGGAATTGCAGGGGCTGGATGAAAAATCCATTCATTTTCCGGTGAAAGCAGCCGATCTTTTTGCTAAATATCCGTATCACAGTCCGATTGTCGATCTCGACAGTAGTCGCCAGCGTGCACTGGAAGCATTCAGACGCCTCCCGCACCGGCAGGATCAGAGGCCAGTATCGTGA
- a CDS encoding TIGR01777 family oxidoreductase, translated as MHILLTGGTGLIGRHLCRYWLGQGHRLTVWSRRPEQVPAICGAGVRGIARLEQLEADDQLDAVVNLAGAPIADRPWTAARRNLLWASRVTLTEQLLSWLGTREQRPEVLISGSAVGWYGDGGERELSEVSPPVREDFASQLCIAWEETALRSQAQGIRVVLVRTGLVLAADGGFLSRLRMPFKLGLGGPLGNGRQWMPWIHIDDQVALIDFLLQHKDASGPYNACAPEPVRNREFATRLGRTLHRPALLPLPALLLKAGLGELSVLLLGGQRARPVRLLAAGFTFRFKDLQSALDNLSGQL; from the coding sequence ATGCATATATTGCTGACAGGCGGCACCGGGTTGATTGGCCGGCACCTGTGCCGGTACTGGCTTGGCCAGGGGCATCGACTGACGGTGTGGAGCCGGCGGCCTGAACAGGTGCCGGCAATCTGCGGGGCCGGTGTGCGCGGTATCGCCCGGCTGGAGCAGCTGGAGGCGGACGATCAGCTGGATGCGGTGGTCAACCTGGCTGGCGCTCCGATTGCAGACCGGCCCTGGACAGCGGCCCGGCGCAACCTGTTGTGGGCCAGCCGAGTCACCCTTACCGAGCAGTTGCTGAGCTGGCTGGGCACCCGTGAGCAGCGCCCGGAAGTGCTGATTTCCGGTTCGGCGGTAGGCTGGTACGGGGATGGTGGCGAACGCGAGCTGAGCGAGGTTTCACCACCAGTGCGGGAAGATTTCGCCAGCCAGTTGTGTATTGCCTGGGAGGAAACCGCGCTGCGTTCCCAGGCCCAGGGCATTCGCGTGGTGCTGGTACGCACCGGGCTGGTCCTGGCCGCTGATGGCGGCTTTTTGTCGCGCCTGCGCATGCCCTTCAAGCTGGGGCTGGGCGGGCCTTTGGGCAATGGGCGGCAGTGGATGCCCTGGATCCATATAGACGACCAGGTCGCCCTGATTGATTTTCTCTTGCAGCACAAGGACGCCAGCGGTCCTTATAATGCCTGCGCCCCGGAGCCCGTGCGCAACCGTGAATTCGCCACGCGCCTGGGCCGCACCTTGCACCGCCCGGCGCTGCTGCCGCTGCCGGCACTGCTGCTCAAGGCCGGTCTGGGCGAGTTGTCGGTCCTGCTGCTTGGCGGCCAGCGCGCCCGCCCGGTACGCCTGCTGGCGGCAGGCTTTACCTTCCGCTTCAAAGATCTGCAATCGGCCCTGGACAACCTGTCCGGCCAACTCTGA
- the hemH gene encoding ferrochelatase, which yields MTDHALLLVNLGSPASTSVADVRRYLDQFLMDPYVVDLPWPLRRLLVSLILIKRPEQSAHAYASIWWDEGSPLVVLTRRLQAAMLGHWPHGPVEIAMRYGQPALPEVLGRLAQQGVRKVTLAPLYPQFADSTVTTVVEQARQTIVEQRLPLQMRVLQPFYDHPDYIEALAASARPYLEQDYDHVLLSFHGLPERHLKKLFPKGSQHDLRAADCCHAAPAEVRAVCYRGQCLATAKAFARKMGIADGKWSVSFQSRLGRDKWIEPYTETRLDELAKAGVKKLLVMCPAFVADCIETLEEIGMRGSEQFVEAGGRELVLVPCLNDHPEWVRVLADMCEKA from the coding sequence ATGACCGATCACGCCCTGCTGCTGGTCAACCTGGGTTCCCCTGCCTCCACTTCGGTGGCCGATGTGCGCCGCTACCTTGACCAGTTTCTCATGGACCCGTATGTGGTCGACCTGCCCTGGCCGCTGCGGCGCCTGCTGGTGTCGCTGATCCTGATCAAGCGACCGGAGCAGTCGGCGCACGCCTATGCCTCTATCTGGTGGGACGAGGGGTCGCCACTGGTGGTGCTGACCCGGCGTCTGCAGGCGGCGATGCTCGGGCACTGGCCGCATGGCCCGGTGGAAATCGCCATGCGCTACGGCCAGCCGGCATTGCCTGAGGTGCTGGGGCGGCTGGCGCAACAAGGCGTGCGCAAGGTGACCTTGGCACCGCTTTACCCACAGTTCGCCGACAGCACGGTGACCACGGTAGTGGAGCAGGCAAGGCAGACCATTGTCGAGCAGCGGCTACCGTTGCAGATGCGCGTGCTGCAGCCGTTTTATGACCACCCGGACTATATCGAGGCACTGGCCGCCAGCGCCCGTCCCTATCTGGAGCAGGATTATGACCACGTATTGCTCAGCTTCCACGGCCTGCCGGAACGCCACCTGAAGAAGTTGTTCCCGAAAGGTAGCCAGCACGACCTGCGGGCTGCCGATTGCTGTCACGCTGCGCCCGCCGAAGTGCGGGCGGTCTGCTACCGTGGGCAATGCCTGGCCACGGCCAAGGCTTTTGCGCGGAAAATGGGCATTGCCGATGGCAAATGGTCGGTATCGTTCCAGTCGCGGTTGGGCCGGGACAAGTGGATCGAACCCTATACCGAGACACGCCTGGACGAGCTGGCCAAGGCCGGGGTGAAAAAGCTGCTGGTGATGTGCCCGGCGTTCGTCGCCGATTGCATCGAAACGCTGGAAGAGATCGGCATGCGTGGCAGTGAGCAGTTTGTCGAGGCGGGGGGGCGAGAACTGGTGCTGGTGCCGTGCCTCAATGATCATCCGGAGTGGGTCAGGGTGCTGGCTGATATGTGCGAAAAAGCCTGA
- a CDS encoding MerR family transcriptional regulator, with the protein MLSEILLPIGELARRTGVNPVTLRAWERRYGLLKPQRTAKGHRLYPLDQVERVEAILAWLQRGASVSQVGELLDKPTAAPPKGDWQTRQFQLIDSIANLSQRALDQQLNQAMALYPAVTLCEQLLLPLLDILELRWRNYFNAGLEQIFFNTWLRSKLGARVYHDNQLLPGRAVLLADDYQRGFNPELWLCAWLLTNNGIAVEVLEHPIGAAQLSHAATSLKVRAVILHLGPRIDAKALQRMLRSLPVPALLGGSTLAMHEVPLASLDHRALSFFDTPQAALRLLQGTDRPPSGPESSCT; encoded by the coding sequence ATGCTGTCTGAGATCCTCCTGCCCATCGGCGAACTGGCCCGCCGTACCGGCGTCAACCCGGTTACCTTGAGGGCCTGGGAGCGACGCTATGGCTTGCTCAAGCCCCAGCGCACGGCCAAGGGGCACCGCCTGTACCCACTGGACCAGGTCGAACGGGTGGAGGCGATCCTCGCCTGGCTGCAACGTGGCGCATCGGTCAGCCAGGTCGGCGAGCTACTCGACAAGCCCACCGCCGCACCGCCGAAAGGGGACTGGCAAACCAGGCAGTTCCAGCTGATCGATTCCATCGCCAATCTTTCGCAACGTGCGCTCGACCAGCAGCTCAACCAGGCCATGGCGCTATACCCGGCGGTTACCCTGTGCGAACAATTGCTGCTGCCGCTGCTCGACATTCTCGAGCTGCGCTGGCGCAACTACTTCAATGCCGGGCTGGAGCAGATCTTCTTCAACACATGGCTGCGCAGCAAGCTTGGCGCCCGGGTCTATCACGACAACCAGTTGCTGCCAGGCCGGGCGGTATTGCTGGCCGATGACTACCAGCGCGGCTTCAACCCCGAGCTGTGGTTATGCGCCTGGTTGCTGACCAACAATGGTATTGCGGTCGAAGTGCTGGAGCATCCCATCGGTGCTGCACAGCTCAGCCATGCCGCCACTTCCCTCAAGGTGCGCGCGGTCATCCTGCACCTTGGCCCGCGCATCGATGCCAAGGCGCTGCAACGCATGCTGCGCAGCCTGCCAGTTCCCGCCCTGCTGGGCGGGTCGACGCTGGCCATGCACGAAGTGCCGCTGGCCAGCCTCGACCATCGCGCCCTCTCCTTCTTCGATACCCCACAGGCAGCCCTGCGTTTGCTTCAGGGCACTGACAGGCCGCCCTCAGGACCGGAATCATCATGCACTTGA
- a CDS encoding NAD(P)/FAD-dependent oxidoreductase, which produces MTVPIAIIGAGIAGLSAAQALQKAGQSVHLFDKGHGSGGRMASKRSEAGALDLGAQYFTARDRRFVEQVQQWVAAGWAEQWKPQLYNYLDGELSPSPDEQTRWVGVPRMSAITRGLLKDVTVNFGCRIAEVFRGKQYWHLQDTEGCSHGPFSRVVIAVPAPQATPLLAATPKLAAVAAGVQMEPTWAVAVAFQHPLDTPMQGCFVQDNPLDWLARNRSKPGRDEQLDTWVLHATSSWSRQHIDLPKEEVIEQLWGEFAELVGCVVPAPTFALAHRWLYARPTSNHEWGALADADQGLYACGDWCLSGRVEGAWLSGQEAARRLLEHLE; this is translated from the coding sequence ATGACAGTACCAATCGCCATCATCGGGGCCGGGATCGCCGGCCTGTCTGCCGCCCAGGCTTTGCAGAAGGCCGGGCAATCCGTGCACTTGTTCGACAAAGGCCATGGCAGTGGCGGGCGCATGGCCAGCAAGCGCAGCGAGGCTGGCGCGCTGGATCTCGGTGCCCAGTACTTCACCGCCCGTGACCGGCGCTTCGTCGAGCAGGTACAGCAATGGGTGGCCGCCGGCTGGGCCGAGCAATGGAAGCCGCAGCTGTACAACTACCTCGATGGCGAACTTAGCCCCTCTCCGGACGAACAGACGCGCTGGGTCGGCGTGCCGCGCATGAGCGCCATCACCCGCGGCCTGCTGAAGGATGTGACGGTCAACTTCGGCTGCCGCATCGCCGAGGTGTTCCGCGGCAAGCAGTACTGGCACCTGCAGGATACCGAAGGCTGCAGTCACGGCCCCTTCAGCCGCGTGGTCATCGCCGTGCCGGCCCCGCAGGCCACGCCACTGCTGGCTGCTACTCCGAAGCTGGCCGCAGTGGCAGCGGGGGTGCAGATGGAGCCCACCTGGGCCGTGGCCGTGGCTTTCCAGCACCCCCTCGACACCCCCATGCAAGGCTGCTTCGTACAGGACAACCCGCTCGACTGGCTGGCCCGCAACCGGAGCAAACCGGGCCGTGACGAACAGCTCGACACCTGGGTGCTGCACGCCACCTCGAGCTGGAGCCGACAACATATCGACCTGCCCAAGGAAGAGGTGATCGAGCAGCTGTGGGGCGAATTCGCCGAGCTGGTCGGCTGCGTGGTGCCGGCGCCGACCTTTGCCTTGGCCCACCGCTGGCTGTATGCCCGCCCGACCAGCAACCACGAGTGGGGGGCGCTGGCCGATGCCGACCAGGGTTTGTATGCCTGCGGCGACTGGTGCCTGTCCGGGCGTGTCGAGGGCGCCTGGCTGAGTGGCCAGGAAGCAGCACGGCGGCTGCTTGAACACCTTGAGTGA
- the murI gene encoding glutamate racemase — protein sequence MAERSAPIGVMDSGVGGLSVLAEIQRLLPGETLLYVADCGHVPYGEKSPDYIRERCRRIAGFFREQGAKAMVLACNTATVAAVADLRELYPTWPLVGMEPAVKPAAAATRSGVVGVLATTGTLQSAKFAALLDRFASDVQVVTQPCPGLVERIEAGDLGSPALRQLLQGYVQPLLAAGCDTLILGCTHYPFLRPLLAELVPADVAIIDTGAAVARQLQRLLNAHDLLAEGPAGATRFWTSADPQLMRKILPLLWHKPDSVQSFAL from the coding sequence ATGGCTGAGCGCTCGGCGCCGATCGGCGTGATGGATTCGGGGGTCGGTGGCTTGTCGGTGCTCGCCGAGATCCAGCGCCTGCTGCCTGGCGAGACGCTGCTGTACGTGGCCGATTGCGGTCACGTGCCGTATGGCGAAAAGTCCCCGGACTATATCCGCGAGCGCTGCCGACGAATTGCCGGGTTCTTTCGTGAACAAGGCGCCAAGGCCATGGTGCTGGCCTGCAACACGGCGACGGTGGCGGCGGTGGCCGATTTGCGAGAACTGTACCCGACCTGGCCGCTGGTTGGCATGGAGCCGGCGGTAAAGCCCGCTGCGGCTGCCACGCGCTCAGGGGTGGTGGGTGTGCTGGCAACCACCGGTACCCTGCAGAGCGCCAAGTTCGCCGCCTTGCTCGATCGTTTCGCCAGCGACGTTCAGGTCGTGACCCAGCCTTGCCCCGGGCTGGTAGAGCGGATCGAAGCAGGCGACCTGGGCAGCCCGGCATTGCGGCAGTTGTTGCAAGGTTACGTACAGCCTTTGCTGGCGGCGGGCTGCGATACCCTGATCCTCGGCTGCACCCATTATCCCTTCCTGCGTCCCCTGCTGGCCGAGCTGGTGCCAGCCGATGTGGCGATCATCGACACGGGCGCTGCAGTCGCCCGTCAGTTGCAGCGCTTGCTGAACGCCCATGACCTGCTAGCCGAAGGGCCGGCCGGCGCTACCCGCTTCTGGACCAGCGCTGATCCGCAGTTGATGAGAAAAATCCTACCTTTGCTGTGGCATAAGCCCGACAGTGTGCAAAGCTTTGCGTTGTGA
- the prmC gene encoding peptide chain release factor N(5)-glutamine methyltransferase, translating to MTIIASLLRNAQLPESPTERLDAELLLAAAIGKSRSYLHTWPERIVSSEDAETYASYLQRRRDGEPVAYILGQQGFWTLDLEVAPHTLIPRPDTELLVETALELQHATPARVLDLGTGTGAIALALASDRPAWQVTAVDRVEEAAALAERNRQRLGLANVQVRVSHWFDSLAGERFDLIVSNPPYIAAADPHLVAGDVRFEPSSALVAGVDGLDDLRVIADQAPAHLVVGGWLLLEHGYDQAVAVRALLTEQGFIEVASRTDLGGHERITLGRLPC from the coding sequence ATGACCATCATCGCCAGCCTGCTGCGCAACGCGCAGTTGCCAGAATCGCCCACCGAGCGGCTGGATGCCGAACTGTTGCTGGCTGCCGCCATCGGCAAGTCGCGCAGCTACCTGCACACCTGGCCCGAGCGGATCGTCAGCAGCGAAGATGCCGAGACCTATGCCAGTTACCTGCAGCGCCGGCGCGACGGCGAGCCGGTCGCCTACATCCTCGGGCAGCAGGGTTTCTGGACGCTCGACCTGGAAGTGGCCCCTCACACCCTGATCCCGCGGCCGGATACCGAGCTGCTGGTCGAAACCGCCCTTGAACTGCAACACGCCACGCCGGCCAGGGTCCTTGACCTGGGTACTGGCACCGGCGCGATTGCCCTGGCCCTGGCCAGCGATCGCCCGGCCTGGCAGGTAACCGCAGTCGACCGGGTGGAGGAGGCCGCGGCCCTGGCCGAGCGCAACCGCCAGCGCCTGGGCCTGGCAAACGTCCAGGTGCGGGTCAGCCACTGGTTCGACAGCCTGGCCGGCGAGCGTTTCGACCTGATTGTCAGCAACCCGCCCTATATCGCCGCCGCCGACCCGCACCTGGTCGCCGGCGACGTACGTTTCGAGCCCAGCAGCGCACTAGTGGCCGGCGTCGATGGCCTGGACGACCTGCGTGTCATCGCTGACCAAGCCCCCGCCCACCTGGTAGTGGGCGGCTGGCTGTTGCTGGAACACGGCTACGATCAGGCAGTGGCGGTGCGCGCCTTGCTGACTGAACAAGGCTTCATCGAGGTCGCCAGCCGCACCGACCTGGGCGGCCATGAACGCATTACCCTGGGGCGCCTGCCATGCTGA